One Gossypium hirsutum isolate 1008001.06 chromosome A11, Gossypium_hirsutum_v2.1, whole genome shotgun sequence genomic window carries:
- the LOC121209932 gene encoding uncharacterized protein, whose protein sequence is MFPFFYLLTPQPLVQKEKRKTEEPSPLLSFNLIEKSSKRRGRFLFLSPLFGCIMTGFWFHHFWLPRFPIMGRGLRVMRATLSRTRRVNGRVMRSLRDSQVAASEMVRQNRRTRAKLELIFVANTLANQWVYDRLVEIENDPLMRNAFERTRNLGGTERNSLNMNRARAFRGRRRHP, encoded by the exons atgttcccCTTCTTCTATCTCCTCACTCCTCAGCCTCTGGtacaaaaagagaaaagaaaaactgaagAGCCTTCTCCACTTCTTAGCTTTAATCTAATCGAAAAATCCTCCAAAAGAAGGGGAAGATTCCTGTTTCTTTCTCCTCTTTTTGGGTGCATAATGACAGGGTTTTGGTTTCACCATTTTTGGCTGCCTCGCTTTCCAATCATG GGTCGTGGCCTGAGAGTTATGAGAGCTACTTTGTCAAGGACGCGAAGGGTTAATGGGCGTGTGATGCGATCGCTGAGAGATTCGCAAGTTGCAGCTTCAGAGATGGTGCGGCAGAATAGAAGGACCAGGGCAAAGCTGGAGCTGATTTTTGTAGCCAATACACTTGCTAATCAATGGGTTTATGATCGTCTTGTTGAGATTGAGAACGACCCGTTGATGAGGAACGCTTTCGAAAGGACTCGGAACCTGGGTGGGACTGAGAGGAACAGTCTTAACATGAACCGAGCTCGAGCTTTTAGAGGGAGGCGGCGCCACCCTTGA